The Carassius gibelio isolate Cgi1373 ecotype wild population from Czech Republic chromosome B12, carGib1.2-hapl.c, whole genome shotgun sequence genome has a segment encoding these proteins:
- the LOC127968766 gene encoding dexamethasone-induced Ras-related protein 1 isoform X2, translating into MIKKMSPSENEFDIPAKNCYRMVILGSTKVGKTAIVSRFLNGRFEEQYTPTIEDFHRKLYSIKGDVYQLDILDTSGNHPFPAMRRLSILTDLRDQVLPQKQDQRERGRAAGHLREQGRPRVLPRGPARGDRAADRRGRAVRVLRDLRQEKH; encoded by the exons atGATTAAGAAAATGAGTCCCTCGGAGAACGAGTTTGACATCCCGGCGAAGAACTGCTACAGGATGGTCATTCTCGGATCCACCAAAGTCGGCAAGACTGCGATAGTGTCCCGCTTCCTGAACGGACGCTTCGAGGAGCAGTACACGCCAACCATAGAGGACTTCCACAGGAAACTCTACAGCATTAAAGGAGATGTATATCAGCTGGACATTCTGGATACTTCAGGGAACCATCCGTTCCCAGCTATGAGGAGACTATCTATTCTCACAG ATCTACGAGACCAAGTCCTGCCTCAAAAACAAGACCAAAGAGAACGTGGACGTGCCGCTGGTCATCTGCGGGAACAAGGGCGACCGCGAGTTCTACCGCGAGGTCCAGCGCGAGGAGATCGAGCAGCTGATCGCCGGGGACGAGCAGTGCGCGTACTTCGAGATCTCCGCCAAGAGAAACACTAA
- the LOC127968766 gene encoding dexamethasone-induced Ras-related protein 1 isoform X1 has product MIKKMSPSENEFDIPAKNCYRMVILGSTKVGKTAIVSRFLNGRFEEQYTPTIEDFHRKLYSIKGDVYQLDILDTSGNHPFPAMRRLSILTGDVFILVFSLDNRESFCEVQRLKQQIYETKSCLKNKTKENVDVPLVICGNKGDREFYREVQREEIEQLIAGDEQCAYFEISAKRNTNVDQMFQRLFTLAKLPNEMSPDLHRKVSVQYCDILHKKSLRNKKVKDGDAYGIIAPFARRPSVHSDLMYIKEKAIGGGQSKDKERCTIS; this is encoded by the exons atGATTAAGAAAATGAGTCCCTCGGAGAACGAGTTTGACATCCCGGCGAAGAACTGCTACAGGATGGTCATTCTCGGATCCACCAAAGTCGGCAAGACTGCGATAGTGTCCCGCTTCCTGAACGGACGCTTCGAGGAGCAGTACACGCCAACCATAGAGGACTTCCACAGGAAACTCTACAGCATTAAAGGAGATGTATATCAGCTGGACATTCTGGATACTTCAGGGAACCATCCGTTCCCAGCTATGAGGAGACTATCTATTCTCACAG GTGATGTTTTCATCCTGGTGTTCAGTCTGGACAACCGCGAGTCGTTCTGTGAGGTCCAGCGGCTCAAGCAGCAGATCTACGAGACCAAGTCCTGCCTCAAAAACAAGACCAAAGAGAACGTGGACGTGCCGCTGGTCATCTGCGGGAACAAGGGCGACCGCGAGTTCTACCGCGAGGTCCAGCGCGAGGAGATCGAGCAGCTGATCGCCGGGGACGAGCAGTGCGCGTACTTCGAGATCTCCGCCAAGAGAAACACTAACGTGGACCAGATGTTCCAGAGACTCTTTACCCTCGCCAAGCTGCCCAACGAGATGAGCCCGGACCTCCACCGCAAGGTGTCCGTGCAGTACTGCGACATCCTGCACAAGAAGTCCCTGAGAAACAAGAAGGTCAAGGACGGCGACGCGTACGGCATCATTGCGCCCTTTGCGCGCCGCCCGAGCGTGCACAGTGACTTGATGTACATCAAAGAGAAGGCGATAGGAGGCGGACAGTCAAAGGACAAAGAGAGATGCACTATCAGCTAA